In a single window of the Desulfovibrio mangrovi genome:
- a CDS encoding ABC transporter permease — MNGGYIQISLWQLGMALVLVAIAGGASVVYELRLQKDLAIGTFRTFAQLFAMGYLLKIIFNLHNALLVMAVYLVMTWFSVRIIKGRVKEKSIDYYAPTMVSVMVSYTLITFIVTGVIIGAKPWWTPQYFIPIGGMVAGNSMNALAIGLERFFSELRSRKDQVEMMLCLGADFREASKEMFRNALKAGMIPSINSMMGVGIVSIPGMMTGQILAGADPADAVRYQIVVMIMIVAATALSALIVLHLVRRRCFGPAMNLLLRS; from the coding sequence ATGAACGGGGGCTATATCCAGATTTCCCTGTGGCAGCTGGGCATGGCACTGGTGCTGGTCGCCATAGCGGGCGGGGCCTCGGTGGTTTACGAACTGCGGTTGCAGAAGGACCTTGCCATAGGTACCTTCCGCACCTTTGCCCAGTTGTTCGCCATGGGGTATCTGCTCAAGATCATATTCAATTTGCATAATGCGCTGCTTGTCATGGCCGTGTATCTTGTCATGACCTGGTTTTCCGTCCGCATTATAAAAGGGCGGGTGAAAGAAAAGAGCATAGACTATTACGCACCTACCATGGTATCAGTAATGGTAAGCTATACCCTCATAACCTTCATTGTGACCGGTGTGATCATCGGTGCGAAACCGTGGTGGACCCCCCAATACTTCATTCCCATCGGGGGAATGGTGGCGGGCAATTCCATGAACGCTTTGGCAATCGGTCTTGAACGGTTTTTTTCGGAACTGCGGAGCAGGAAGGATCAGGTCGAGATGATGTTGTGTCTCGGTGCGGACTTCCGTGAAGCCAGCAAGGAAATGTTCCGAAACGCCCTTAAGGCGGGCATGATCCCGTCGATCAATTCAATGATGGGTGTGGGCATCGTGTCCATTCCCGGAATGATGACAGGGCAGATTTTGGCCGGGGCAGACCCGGCGGACGCAGTGCGCTACCAGATAGTGGTTATGATCATGATAGTCGCTGCAACAGCCCTTTCGGCGCTGATAGTGCTCCATCTGGTGAGAAGGCGTTGTTTCGGCCCCGCCATGAACCTTCTGTTACGAAGTTGA
- a CDS encoding ABC transporter ATP-binding protein has translation METIIDFDTVSYTWPGGKGLHDVRLAVPRGALVLVAGPSGSGKSTLLRLAARLEEPDSGSIRFAGQPLADYEPPRLRRRIGYIQQTPVVMEGSVRENLLLPYSFAVNKEEPVPADEELNSWLQRVALDGVRLDDAATALSVGQKQRLCIIRSLLLRPELLLMDEPTSALDRESRRIVEELTETLNREGMTIIMVTHSDYRPQVAHTGVMVREGRLAFCDLAAEVTA, from the coding sequence ATGGAAACAATAATCGATTTCGATACCGTCTCATATACTTGGCCGGGGGGCAAGGGACTGCATGATGTCAGGCTTGCCGTGCCCCGGGGAGCACTTGTACTGGTCGCCGGTCCTTCGGGTTCCGGCAAGTCCACGCTGCTCAGACTGGCGGCGCGGCTGGAGGAGCCGGATTCCGGATCCATCCGTTTTGCGGGGCAGCCGTTGGCGGACTACGAACCGCCCCGGCTCAGGCGGCGTATCGGCTATATACAGCAGACGCCGGTGGTCATGGAAGGCTCCGTGCGGGAAAACCTGCTGTTGCCATACTCCTTTGCCGTGAACAAGGAGGAACCGGTGCCTGCCGACGAGGAACTGAACAGCTGGTTGCAGCGGGTGGCGCTCGACGGCGTGAGGCTGGACGATGCCGCTACGGCGCTTTCCGTAGGGCAGAAGCAGCGGCTGTGCATTATCCGCTCTCTGCTTCTCAGGCCGGAGCTGCTGCTCATGGATGAGCCGACCAGTGCCCTTGACCGCGAGAGCAGGCGGATTGTGGAGGAGTTGACGGAAACACTCAACAGGGAAGGCATGACCATCATCATGGTGACGCATTCGGATTACCGTCCGCAGGTGGCGCATACCGGCGTCATGGTGCGTGAGGGGCGGCTTGCCTTCTGTGATCTTGCGGCGGAGGTGACGGCATGA
- the mutL gene encoding DNA mismatch repair endonuclease MutL codes for MTTAHTTSAAPAPSERRQIRALPPELKNQIAAGEVVERPASVIKELVENSMDAGATHIDVTIEDGGQTLIMVRDNGSGIPQDELELAVTRHATSKVYNLDELMRIGSYGFRGEALPSIASVSSFRITSAPDSGTAGVPSDAYQISVLHGVVQEQGPAALHRGTLVEIRNLFGNVPARLKFLKTQSTEAKRCQDLLARLALARPDVGITFSIGKREVWRFPANQTLRDRLAVLWPPAITDEMLAFDHIRQGYRAYGLTGHPQKAQPRPDRMLFWVNGRAVNDRLMMRATRDAYKGRLLSKEYPQVALFLELDPEWVDANVHPAKNEVRFRDENAVYMAVRRAVEQALESLTTLEQVEAGQDPFTSAAPKDMGTPRADSGRPAPATKPLGFWGSMDDRSVMPQRHHAPVPAPTSADTGFVQTPGVRRDMAPAAMPVHEPDAFSAVPQPPRGTTAAMPRNTDEAEATPTPDTTGAFRTTEPAPPAPSAYAPSTVTQEPAATSVEIETGLQATSAFMAQAAQDAMPEETTSDSTETFGTDNFSEGDTAVRIGDLTYMGQIGDTYLVVRQGRDKLVLLDQHAVHERILYQRIMRDASQGLSQLLAIPMSLPLHATESTRLQELWTELGEMGFSLQTEGSGSLRVKGIPASLSQSEARDFLREILSGQVQSMEDMWALMACKSAIKARQKLTPDEAAGLIAQWLKTPDRTYCPHGRPAVVQFDIDALEKLFKRKG; via the coding sequence ATGACTACAGCCCATACCACGTCCGCTGCTCCCGCTCCTTCCGAACGCCGCCAGATCAGGGCGCTGCCTCCTGAACTGAAGAACCAGATTGCCGCTGGCGAGGTGGTTGAACGCCCCGCCTCCGTCATCAAGGAGCTGGTCGAGAACAGCATGGACGCCGGCGCCACGCACATCGACGTAACCATCGAAGACGGCGGCCAGACCCTGATCATGGTCCGCGACAACGGCTCCGGCATTCCGCAGGATGAACTGGAACTGGCCGTCACCCGCCACGCCACCAGCAAGGTCTACAATCTGGATGAGTTGATGCGCATTGGCAGCTACGGCTTCCGCGGCGAGGCCCTGCCCTCCATTGCCTCGGTCTCCAGCTTCCGCATCACCTCCGCTCCGGACTCTGGCACCGCCGGTGTTCCTTCCGACGCCTACCAGATTTCGGTACTGCACGGCGTGGTGCAGGAACAGGGACCAGCAGCCCTGCACCGCGGCACGCTGGTGGAAATTCGCAACCTCTTCGGCAACGTGCCCGCGCGCCTCAAGTTCCTCAAAACCCAGAGCACGGAAGCCAAGCGATGTCAGGACCTGCTGGCCCGCCTTGCCCTTGCGCGACCGGACGTAGGGATCACCTTTTCCATCGGCAAACGCGAAGTCTGGCGTTTCCCTGCCAATCAGACGTTGCGCGACCGCCTTGCCGTGCTGTGGCCCCCCGCTATCACTGACGAAATGCTGGCCTTCGACCACATCCGGCAGGGCTACAGGGCATATGGTCTGACAGGGCACCCCCAGAAGGCCCAGCCCCGCCCCGACCGCATGCTGTTCTGGGTGAACGGCCGCGCCGTGAATGACAGGCTCATGATGCGCGCCACCCGCGACGCATACAAAGGCCGCCTGCTCAGCAAGGAATATCCGCAGGTGGCCCTGTTCCTCGAACTTGATCCCGAATGGGTGGATGCCAACGTGCACCCCGCCAAGAACGAGGTCCGTTTCCGGGACGAAAACGCCGTGTACATGGCCGTGCGCCGCGCCGTGGAACAAGCGCTGGAAAGCCTGACCACACTGGAGCAGGTGGAGGCAGGACAGGATCCCTTCACATCCGCAGCGCCGAAGGACATGGGCACGCCCCGTGCGGACTCCGGCAGGCCCGCTCCCGCGACCAAACCATTAGGCTTCTGGGGCAGCATGGATGACCGTTCCGTCATGCCGCAACGCCATCACGCGCCCGTCCCCGCGCCCACCTCTGCGGACACCGGCTTTGTCCAGACGCCCGGCGTGCGCAGGGACATGGCCCCGGCCGCCATGCCGGTTCATGAACCTGATGCCTTCTCTGCAGTTCCGCAGCCCCCCCGGGGGACGACTGCCGCGATGCCCCGCAATACGGATGAGGCCGAAGCCACTCCCACGCCGGACACCACAGGTGCCTTCAGGACGACCGAGCCTGCGCCCCCTGCCCCGTCCGCGTACGCGCCCTCAACGGTGACGCAAGAACCAGCCGCGACTTCCGTTGAAATTGAAACAGGCTTGCAGGCTACCAGCGCTTTCATGGCGCAGGCAGCACAGGACGCCATGCCTGAAGAGACCACCAGCGACAGCACAGAGACTTTCGGCACGGACAATTTCAGCGAAGGCGATACCGCCGTACGCATCGGCGACCTGACCTACATGGGCCAGATCGGCGATACATACCTCGTGGTACGTCAGGGGCGTGACAAACTGGTGCTGCTGGACCAGCACGCCGTGCACGAACGCATCCTGTACCAGCGCATCATGCGTGATGCCTCGCAGGGGCTTTCGCAACTGCTGGCCATTCCCATGAGCCTGCCTCTGCATGCGACGGAATCCACACGATTGCAGGAACTGTGGACGGAGCTTGGTGAAATGGGTTTTTCGCTGCAGACGGAAGGCAGCGGCTCGCTGCGGGTCAAGGGCATACCAGCCTCTCTCAGCCAATCCGAAGCCCGCGATTTTCTACGCGAGATTCTCTCAGGCCAAGTTCAGTCCATGGAAGACATGTGGGCTCTCATGGCCTGCAAGAGCGCCATCAAGGCACGTCAGAAGCTGACGCCGGACGAAGCAGCCGGACTCATTGCCCAGTGGCTCAAAACGCCGGACCGCACCTATTGCCCGCACGGCAGACCAGCCGTAGTGCAATTTGATATCGACGCCTTGGAAAAACTGTTCAAGCGCAAGGGATAG
- a CDS encoding response regulator, whose product MQSDTQGSSLPTPRAAVSHSILTVEDDPVVRDSIAYWLEDAGFSVLQTDNGLTGLQIFRDEKPDVVLLDLGIPGIEGNKLLEMITGESPNTPVIIVSGRAEIDDAIAAFKAGAWDYITKPIVNMDMLEKTVRNCLELKSLKERVTIAESRYYNLVQSLPVVVFALNGKLELEFMNTTSTSVLGYPPEIALSEPGWLLANVHDSERHAVANAFVNAFANPNTPFFLEFQFKHKNGYPVQVQAKSINIIPPNDTTGSTGRMEGVLSDVTERAFLDKMLVQRAKLNTLGAMADEIAHEFRNPIFALGGFARRLQTKHPDITETEIILQEATRLEQLLDRVKEYLKPVTVNVAECSLNGILQFCAEIMRPKLARDRIVPQMDLCTDLSPLLSDHDLLTQIGINLITNAALQMAAGETITLRSFETPGQQHLTVCAPLHTNISLDREQMLMPFEEAGPSRGIAVAYRLAKDVGGLLGVEQENGVLTLKLSLPLQQ is encoded by the coding sequence ATGCAGTCCGATACGCAAGGCTCATCACTCCCAACCCCGCGAGCAGCCGTCTCCCACAGCATTCTGACTGTTGAAGACGATCCGGTCGTCCGCGACTCCATCGCCTATTGGCTGGAAGACGCCGGATTCAGCGTGCTGCAGACCGACAACGGGCTTACGGGCTTGCAGATTTTCCGCGATGAAAAGCCGGATGTGGTATTGCTGGACCTCGGCATTCCCGGCATTGAAGGCAACAAGCTGCTTGAGATGATCACGGGCGAATCGCCCAACACCCCAGTCATCATCGTTTCAGGCCGTGCCGAGATAGACGATGCCATTGCCGCCTTCAAGGCAGGGGCGTGGGACTACATCACCAAGCCCATCGTCAACATGGACATGTTGGAAAAGACGGTGCGCAACTGTCTGGAACTGAAGTCCCTGAAAGAACGCGTGACCATTGCGGAAAGCCGCTACTACAATCTGGTGCAGAGTCTGCCGGTTGTGGTCTTTGCCCTGAACGGCAAGCTGGAACTCGAGTTCATGAACACAACCAGCACATCGGTTCTCGGCTATCCGCCGGAGATTGCCCTTTCCGAACCGGGCTGGCTGCTGGCCAACGTGCACGATTCGGAACGTCACGCCGTGGCGAATGCCTTTGTCAACGCCTTCGCCAACCCCAACACCCCGTTCTTTCTGGAATTTCAGTTCAAGCACAAGAACGGCTATCCCGTGCAGGTACAGGCCAAGTCCATCAACATCATCCCCCCAAACGATACGACGGGATCCACCGGCCGTATGGAAGGCGTGCTTTCTGACGTGACCGAGCGTGCCTTTCTGGACAAGATGCTGGTGCAGCGCGCCAAGCTGAACACGCTTGGTGCCATGGCCGATGAAATCGCCCACGAATTCCGCAACCCCATTTTCGCCCTTGGCGGCTTTGCGCGGCGCCTGCAAACCAAACATCCCGACATTACCGAAACAGAAATCATCCTGCAGGAAGCGACACGTCTTGAGCAACTGCTCGACAGGGTGAAGGAGTACCTCAAGCCCGTCACAGTGAATGTGGCGGAATGCTCCCTGAACGGGATTCTGCAATTCTGCGCCGAGATCATGCGCCCCAAGCTGGCGCGGGATCGCATCGTGCCGCAGATGGACCTGTGCACAGATCTTTCGCCGCTGCTTTCCGACCACGATCTGCTCACCCAGATAGGCATAAACCTCATCACAAACGCGGCGCTGCAGATGGCGGCAGGTGAAACCATCACCCTGCGCAGCTTCGAAACTCCGGGCCAGCAGCATCTAACCGTCTGTGCACCGCTGCACACCAACATCTCACTGGACCGCGAACAGATGCTCATGCCCTTTGAAGAAGCAGGTCCCTCCCGCGGCATTGCCGTTGCCTACCGTCTTGCCAAGGATGTGGGCGGCCTGCTCGGCGTGGAGCAGGAAAACGGTGTGCTCACCCTGAAGCTCAGCCTGCCCCTGCAGCAATAG
- the rfaD gene encoding ADP-glyceromanno-heptose 6-epimerase — translation MYIVTGGAGFIGSAMVWKLNEMGITDIVVVDNLACTEKWKNLVNRTYVDYIHRDAFLDMVLHDELPWDVTAIIHMGACSSTTERDADFLMDNNLRYTKAMCTYALDHGARFINASSAATYGDGALGFEDSVESMLRLKPLNMYGYSKQLFDLWAHREGLLDQIASLKFFNVYGPNEYHKGNMMSVVCKSFSQIGETGKMKLFKSYHPDYTDGGQKRDFVYVKDCVDAMWWLLQNPQANGLFNVGTGSAREWNDLARSVFIAMGKEPVIEYIEMPEELRGKYQYFTEAPMQRLKDAGCPVVFRSLEDGARDYVQNYLAQADPYL, via the coding sequence TCGTAACCGGAGGCGCGGGTTTCATCGGCAGCGCCATGGTCTGGAAGCTCAACGAGATGGGCATTACCGATATCGTGGTGGTGGACAATCTCGCCTGCACGGAAAAGTGGAAGAACCTCGTCAACCGCACGTACGTGGATTACATTCACCGCGATGCCTTTCTTGATATGGTGCTGCACGACGAACTGCCTTGGGATGTGACCGCCATTATCCACATGGGCGCTTGTTCCTCCACCACGGAACGCGACGCTGATTTCCTGATGGACAACAACCTGCGTTACACCAAGGCCATGTGCACCTACGCGCTTGACCACGGTGCGCGTTTCATCAATGCCAGTTCCGCGGCCACCTATGGCGACGGCGCTCTGGGCTTTGAAGATTCCGTGGAATCCATGCTGCGTCTCAAGCCCCTGAACATGTACGGCTACTCCAAGCAGCTTTTCGATCTCTGGGCGCACCGCGAAGGCCTGCTGGATCAGATTGCCAGCCTCAAGTTCTTCAACGTGTACGGCCCGAACGAATACCACAAGGGCAACATGATGAGCGTGGTCTGCAAGTCTTTCTCGCAGATCGGCGAGACCGGCAAGATGAAGCTCTTCAAGTCCTACCATCCTGATTACACGGACGGCGGCCAGAAACGCGACTTCGTGTACGTTAAGGACTGCGTGGACGCCATGTGGTGGCTGTTGCAGAATCCGCAGGCCAACGGGCTGTTCAACGTGGGCACCGGTTCGGCCCGCGAGTGGAACGATCTTGCACGTTCCGTGTTCATCGCCATGGGCAAGGAACCGGTCATCGAGTATATCGAGATGCCCGAGGAACTGCGCGGCAAGTACCAGTATTTCACCGAAGCGCCCATGCAGCGTCTGAAGGATGCCGGATGTCCCGTCGTCTTCCGCAGCCTTGAAGACGGCGCCCGCGACTACGTGCAGAACTATCTGGCGCAGGCGGACCCCTACCTGTAG